The uncultured Methanolobus sp. sequence CCTGATAGATACGGACATTATCCCCGATCTCACAGGTTTCGCCGATAACAACACCAGTTCCGTGGTCGATAAAAAATCCTTTACCTATCTTTGCACCGGGATGTATATCGATTCCTACAATGCTATGTGCATACTCTGTCATGATACGGGGAATTATGGATATTCCCTGCCTGTGCAGTTCATGAGCTGACCGGTAAACCGTCATTGCGAATATTCCCGGATAGCTGAAGATTATCTCATCGTAGCTTTTAGCTGCGGGGTCTCCCTCATAAGTGGCAATGATATCAGATGCCAGCATGGCTCTGATCTCAGGTATCTTCTTAATGAAGCGTAATGTCTCTTCCTGTCCCTGGTCAATGCATTCGGTGCATTTCTCATCACAGCGGTTACATTCGTGAATTATGCTGTTGGTTATCTGTTCGGATAGTTTTGTGAACAGTTCGGTTATCTCATTTCCCAGATGATATGGTAAAGTATTCCTGTCAACTGTCTGGTCTCCGAAGTAACCGGGGAAGAGAATGTCCTTTATCAGGTCGATAATTTCTATCAGTGCTTCCCTGGATGGAATAACAGCAGCTTCAAGGTGATCAAAACATCCCCTGTCAGAACAACTATTGACGACAAGGTCTACAATACCCGGAATTTCCGGGCGATATGTGTTGTCGACCATGGTGTTCAGGGTCGTGCATCTTTTTTGTTCTGATGATGTTTTGGCCATGTTTATCACATCGTTTAATATTCTTATTTATTGATATTGTTAACGCCGTTAACAACCTCTTTATTTTCCAAACTCCTTTTTCTGCGTAACGTTTTTATTTCTAAATTCTAACTGTATTCATCAGTACCCACTTTCAGTAAACCCACAATATGATTGAAGACAATTGCATTTAAGATTTTTGAAGCAGCTATTGAAGCATTGGTTCAGAATAAGGGTGTGGTAATAATAACTGTGTCAAAGGACTTTTCCTGAGAATCAGGACAATTTAAGACCCCTTTATTTCCAGTAGAGAAGCATCTCAAGCAATATTCGGTCTATGTCTTAAATCAAGTTATTATATTGAAATTAATATCTTATTTGCGTAATTTTTAACATGTATCCCTTCCGGAAATGATGTAAATAAATTTATATAGAAACCATCATTAGATATTTTATGCAATCGTCTGAAGTTCAGGATAAGTTAACATTTGAAGAGCTGTTGCCAGTTACGGATATCGATATCAGATCACTGGCTGAGATATATGATGAGCAGGACATTTACCTTTCCGTTTACCTGCCTGTGTCCGGAAGGGAAAATGAGCATCTGAATCGCATTTTTGTAGATTCAAGAGTCAGTGCCATCAAAAAAGCTTTGGACCCTGAAATTCGTTCTGAGTTTGAAAAGACATTTGAAATAGCTGAATTCTCAATTTTTGACTCACCGATTTCAGGTGAAAAGGGAAGAATTATCTTTGCAAGTTCAAAAGCATCCTTCCTGCATGTTTACAAACTGGCGGTGGAACCGGAGCAATCATTTGTTCTTGATACATCACCGTATTTGCTTCCGCTGGCAAGACTCAGGGCAGATTATGAGGACTACGGCGTACTTCTGGTAGATTCACAGGAAGCTAAGTTCACATGTATACGTTCGGATATTGCGGAGGAGAAAAAGCATCTTTCAACAGACCTGATGAATAAACACAAAAAAGGAGGCTGGAGCCAGGCCCGTTTCAACCA is a genomic window containing:
- the epsC gene encoding serine O-acetyltransferase EpsC; this encodes MAKTSSEQKRCTTLNTMVDNTYRPEIPGIVDLVVNSCSDRGCFDHLEAAVIPSREALIEIIDLIKDILFPGYFGDQTVDRNTLPYHLGNEITELFTKLSEQITNSIIHECNRCDEKCTECIDQGQEETLRFIKKIPEIRAMLASDIIATYEGDPAAKSYDEIIFSYPGIFAMTVYRSAHELHRQGISIIPRIMTEYAHSIVGIDIHPGAKIGKGFFIDHGTGVVIGETCEIGDNVRIYQGVTLGSLSFPKDESGKLIRDQKRHPTIEDDVIIYSNATILGGDTVIGARSVIGGNVWVTKSVPPDTKVIIEEPKLIFKEKREHK